Genomic DNA from bacterium:
GAAGCGGCAGGACCCGCAGCAGCTCGTCCGGGTGTTCGCCTTCTTCAATAAGATCGTGACGGCGTTTCTGGCGCCGACCTTGGTCGGCTCGCTGCTCCTCGCGTCGCCGATCACGAGCCTCGTCTTCGACCCCAAGTTCCTGCCCTCGGTGCCGGCGTTTCGCGTGTTCTTCCTCGGCATGTTCGTCTTCTACTTCTGCAACACGAGCAGCTTCCTGCTCGTCGTGCTCGAGCGGCCGGAGATCACGCTCTACAGCCGCATCTTCGTGATCTACAACATCATCATGGACATCGTGCTGATCCCGCCCTACGGCATCATGGGCGCGGCGATCGCCACGGGCAGCGCGATGGCGATGGGCTACATCTTCAGCTACCTGATGCTCAAGCGCGTGATCAGCGTGCGCATCCCCTGGGGCGCCACCTTCCGCACCTTCGCCTATTCGGCGATCATGGGCCTGGCTGTCTGGCCCTTCCTTGCCCTGGGCTGGATCACCAGCGTTCCGCGCCTGCTCGCGGTGATCGGGCTGGGCGTGCTGATCTACGGGTTGCTGGCCTGGCGGCTGCCGGTCTTCAGCCGTGACGAACGCGAGCACCTGAACGGCGCGCTGCGGCGGCGCGTCTTTCCGGTGTAGCTGTCGCAGAAAGGCCGTGGAGGTGAGTGATCACATCGAAAGACTGCGGCGATTCGTCGAGAGCCGACTGGACGGGCACGAGGCGTTGCGGGTGCTCGAGGCGGGCTGCGGGAGCTGCAGTTGGTTCGATCTGCGTGATCGCGGCCGGATCGTCGGGATCGATATCTCTGCGAAGCAGCTCGCCCGCAATGCGCTGCTCCACGAAGCGGTGCAGGACGACCTCATGCAGCGCCGGTTCGCCCCGGCATCCTTCGATCTGATCGTCTGCCTCGATGTGCTGGAGCACCTGCCGCGTCCCCGAGCGGCCCTGGTCAATCTGTGCGAAGCGCTGGCCCCCGGCGGGCTCCTGGTGCTCAAGGTGCCCAATGCCCTCTCCTGGAAAGGGATCTTCACGAAGTGCACGCCCCATGGCCTGCACGTATGGGCCTACCGCCGATTCTTGTGGCGACCCCTCGCGGGCAGGGAGGACGTCGGCCCGTTCCGGACCCACATGCGGTGGGCGATCCGACCGCGTGGCCTGCGCCACTGGGCGAGAGAGTCCGGGCTGGGCATCGCCTACGAGGATTACTATGAGGCGTGGGCGCAGACGCGGTTGCGCCGGCGACTCGGTCCCCTGGACTGGGTGCTGAAGCTGCTCGATGGTCTTGGCCGCGCACTCAGCCTGGGCGAGCTGTCCTTGGCACGCAGCGAGTACGTGCTCGTCCTGGAACGGCGAAGGGGCTAGCCAGGGTCGAGCGAGAAGCACAACGGGCCGCGACGCCTGCGCGCCGCGGCCCGATGGCGTTCGCCGCGCTAGCGATACAGCGACTTGACGCTGCTGAAGTTCGTGCTCTCGGTGGGCACCGAGCACTCGGTGATGTCGATCGTCACGCTGTAGATCACGCCGCTGACGAGGATGGCCGCGTCGCGGTTGTAGACCTGGAGCTGATTGCTGCCGCAGTGCAGGAGCGCCGTGACGTCGATCGGCCCGGCCGTCGTCTGCGTCGCATAGCTGCCCGTGTTGATGCTCGGCGTCACCGCGACACCGTTGATGTAGACGCCGTCCAGGTTGGGCCCGCCGTAGATGCCGTCGCCGAGGGCGTCGTCACCCGCCCAGCAGAAGGTCATGACGGCGGACTCGATGCAGCAGGTCTGCACGTCGAAGGGCTGACAGTAGAGCGCCGAGGCCGGCGTGGCGACGGCGTCGGTGCCGATCCACTGCGCCTGAGGATCGCAGGCGAGCTGCGGGAGCCAGGCCGGGTGCGGCGCGATGACGACCGCGCTGCGGGGGCCGCAGGCGGCTGCGAAATCCGCCGCCGTGAAGAGACTGGCCGAGAGCGGGGTGGCGCCGAGGCCGACCAGCGCGCTGATCTGCGGATCGGCATTGCCGATCGCGGCATTGCCGCTGCGCAAGGAGACGAGTTCGGCGGCCGCCGGCAGTGCGAGCCCGGCGAGCAGTCCGAGGGCGAGGAGCGGCTGACGGAAGCTGCGAGGGGCGAAGG
This window encodes:
- a CDS encoding class I SAM-dependent methyltransferase, encoding MEVSDHIERLRRFVESRLDGHEALRVLEAGCGSCSWFDLRDRGRIVGIDISAKQLARNALLHEAVQDDLMQRRFAPASFDLIVCLDVLEHLPRPRAALVNLCEALAPGGLLVLKVPNALSWKGIFTKCTPHGLHVWAYRRFLWRPLAGREDVGPFRTHMRWAIRPRGLRHWARESGLGIAYEDYYEAWAQTRLRRRLGPLDWVLKLLDGLGRALSLGELSLARSEYVLVLERRRG